The DNA region GAAATTGTCCTTGATGTGTTTGGACTCCTGTGTTGAGGTTATTTGAGATTTCAGGGCGAAGCTGTTCACTTTGCTATTTGCTCTTCTGGTGGTTCTGCAACCGAAAACACTTGTGACATTCAAATATGTCGCATGTCAGTCTCTTCCCTGCCTCAcatcttcatcattttatcttGCATATTAGTAAAGCAGAAGTCTGATGGActgataaaaaaagataaaacttaatgtctttcttttttttctttttctatcccTCCAGGTTTCGTCACAGTCCAAACTGTTGGTACCTGAGAGACTGGACCACTCACAATTGGATCAGGCAGTGTCTAAAATACGGAGTCAAAGACAAGGCTCTGCACACACTCAAAAACAAGGTACACAACACATTATAATCCCTCAATAAACTAAACACAGAAGACTCGTTGGCCAATGCAAAAGAGGCCCATCTTTATAATCGTAAAGGAAATCTGATCAGAGCTGCAGTTATCTGGCAGTGTGAGCGATCACAGATCCAATCTTAACCACCCAGATGCATTTTCAAACTGATCTGAGCAGCACAaataacatcaaacatcaaacatgtttgacattttcagcCCAGCATGTTTACTGTTCCTGACTGAGTCGTAGTATCTGGGAATCACTGAATTATTCCATCAGCAGAGACGTACACTAGCCTATGACGTGTTTACAGTGAGGTTAAACCGTCAGTTTGATCGCCTCTGATGTTTTGATTGGCGTCATGTTACTGTGAGACAGTGAAGGAGTACGAATCAGCAGTTGTGTTATTATGTGCTATACACGTCTTTACCAAATCATGAAGGGTAAACAGTCGATGTTCATGAAataaatcgtgtgtgtgtgtgtgtgtgtgtgtgtgtgtgtgtgtgtgtgtgtgtgtgtgtgtgcgtgtgcgcgtgtgcgtgcagGTCCAGTATGGAATCTTCCCAGATGACTTGACCTTCAACCTGCTCATAGATTCTTACATTGAGGATGGAGACTTAAAAAGTAAGGCTAAGGATTTTTTTCAAAGCCTTTCTCAAaaaggctatatatatatttatttttatatatatatatatagtgcttATATACTGTAGAACTTCAGTAATGCCACTAAAATccaatgtttgttgttttactttgaatgattaatctatattttttgtattgtcagcaaatcccatgaaaagtccaaaaccaacaatgaaccTATTGACACGTACTGCCTGAGCAACTAAAAtcttatgaaataaaatgtcttattcCTCTCCACATAGATGTCAATAAGAAGATTTCCATCCATCTGTTTGGatgtacattttcattatgtTCATGATGTTAATTTGTGGTTGACTGGCGCTCTTCTCTACGGCAATGGTTTAATGGCACCCGACTGGAGAATTAGTTATTATCGTTATTTAGATGAATATTCACATAACTTTAGAGGATGGAAATGTGcaatcatttgcattttcttttagatTTTCTGGAAATCTGTTTTAAATTTGGATGGAAACTTGGCTATTGGTTGGTTGACAATAAGAAACGTGTAGAATAACGACAGACTTATTCTTTTAACTTCACAAAAGGTGAACAGCTAGAGCGGTGAGTTATAAATCATGTTGGATACTTGAAAAGACTTAAGGTTCTTAATAATCCAACTCTGCTAACTCATTAAATGTTATAACTAAGAAGATATTTCTGTAATATTGACAATTATAGTTTTATCaccaaaaatattattttacgTAAGATTTGTCCAAAACAAAGTATCGACTGTAACcgtataaaaataatttaaataaagaaattgtgTAAAAATGAcgtaatgtttttgttgtaattGTACAGGTGCGTGCTCTGTGGTTGAAGAGGTGATGCTTCAGGAGGCCTTCGACCTTCCCTCCACTCAGATCCTGTGTCTGTACACCCTGGGCAGTTACCTAGCAACCAGACCACAACTGACTGTGAGTGAAACCGCAGCAACATGGGCGGCAGgtgtcattaaaacaaatgatccCAGAATATTCTTATGCTTGTAAATAAAGTACATTCATTTAGCCACCACACTGAAGGCATCAATTCTCATTCAAAAAGCAGGACTAACAAATATGCTACTAAACAAGATGCTTACACTTGTTCCTCGCTGGGTTCAGGTGTCGGAGGAGCGGCTGCTGGGCGCATCGCTGCTCATCTGTGGGATGAAGCAAGACAACACTGTTGGCCTCAGCGCTCAGCTACTTGGCAATGCTCTGCTCGGTGCGTATTTGagtttctccccccccccacactgctGTATTTCTTAATGTCATTCATCCGTTGATCTTTCATTATGTTGTCTGTTTCAtttgttctcctcctcctttcccatGCAGGCAAGGTGGAGATGTTAAAGGGAATACATGCCGTGTTCAAAGGGATGCCTCTCTCCTGGGAACGTGGATATCTGGGCCAAGCACTGGCCGTCATGGAGAGAGTGGCCGCAGCTTCCGGTGACGTCAAGCTGTCCAAAGACACAGTAAGGGCTGAGAAAATCAAATTCAACCAGTATTTCAGTTTGTGCCAGTGTCCTCTTGCACAAAGAAAATCATCCGAAAGAAGAAACTTTCTTTGACGTTTCAAGTTCTTGTTAACTATAAAGCTATTTATCATTTCCAGTTTTATTCAGTTGGTCCCTGACATCATGTTACCctcacataaaacacacaagtgaGGGGAAACGGCTTTTATATTTGGGGAAAAGATATCGCTAGTATCAGAACAGAACTCTTGAGTTCAAGTAATCATTTTCAGGAGAATAAATGTTGGATTGGTGCATCATTAAATATATCGTATCACATAACAATAGAAAACATGAAACCAGGAGGAGGGTGAAAAGGCATGTTTGGATGGAAATAATCAAGCAGTTTTCTCTTTCTAGTCTTTGTTATGGATTTCTCCACTGACAACCAAACAAACAGTGTACGACTGTTCCGGATTAAACTTTCTTTCAAATAGGATTGGATGTTGTCACACAACCCAGCATTATAAACGCACACAGAAGAGACTGTTGTTACTTTCCAGGTGGGGTGTAGGACACAGACAGTCTCCATCTGCTGATATAAAGCACACATGCTgtcatattgttgttatttttacatatttacacaaaCGCACACTCGGGTGTAGCACCTCTAATGCGGCCTGTGCTGTCAAGTTCAATAGTCCAGCTTTGTCCACGTCTAATGAGATTTTGAAGAGCCTGGAGCACAGAGGATGTCTGTGAGAATCACTGCAACAGGAACTAAACAGCTTGTGTCAGGCAGCAGCCCGGCAATAATGTAGACAGAGCAGATAACGCCGTAAGACGGAGAGGAAATATTACATCTCAAATGAAGGTGCTGGTGACGGCTGCCTCAGGTGACAATTATTCTTACTTTACCTAAGATTAAGAGGTGAGGCGTTCCTCCTCTGttaacattttcttaaaaagATGTACCTTCAGGCAGTAATAGCTGCTGCACTTTATGTTGATtttgaaaaacatattaaatgatGATCTTTCTGCATGCTCAacgtttattttttcattattccTCAGCTGGACTACATGAATGACTTGCTGCAGGAACTGTCTTCTACTTCAGACAGCGACTCCTCCTCTGGAGAAGAGTCAGCTGCtgaggagaacaagaaggaagAAACCACAGATGAAGATGATCAGGCCGAGCAGGCTAAGCTACCGCAGTATGTCAACAGATTCAAGGTGAGTGTTTGTTGTGTACAGCAGGTGTACTTTTGTTTGTAGTAACTGAATTTACATCAGTTTTCCTTTTCAGGGCTAGCCAGTAAGCATGTTATACAAAGTGTTTCCTGTCATGACGGGGGTTGTGACTCTGAGTGGGCAGCATGCTAAGGACTTTATAATTGAGTCTTGAAGGGGAAATTTCGCCATCTTTAATGTGACGCTCAACCAAAACTTAGTGTAGCCGAGTTGCGCCTCTACTTATGcagataaaaaactaaaagcacGGAGAACTAGCATGAACCAAGACAGAGACCACTCTTTATTATTTACCACATTGTCATATTGGCAGCGCATTACAGCTTAACACCTTGTGtttttacctttcacaataaaagcctaaGTTAATTCACTCAGCATTTCAATAAGAGGCAaatcaacaaatcaacaaaGCAGCTTAATAGCCTTGGGTAATAAAaatgtcctccctccctctcccttcttctGCCGTATACTCTGGCTCCACTAAATAAGGCTGAATTTCAGATCTATCACTGCAAAAATGTTTCCTCGTCCATAACATCCTCTGCGTCATCTTGGAAAAACATTTTCGATGTTGGAAACTTTGTTTGCAATAAAAGTGAAAGCAACAAGGAAGTTCTGTTTTTGTACAGCATCTAGAGCTCGCCCCCTGGCTACCCAGAGAAATCCAAGTTTGGGTAGTTTGTAGTTCTTCCCCCAACTATAACCCTTTCACATCAGATGAAGCTGGATGCAGGAAGAACAACAGATTTTGCAGCAGTAGAACTCCGCTTTCTCGACCAATATAGCACATACTGGATTTTTGTTGCTTCAATcagactacatttaccatcagcTCGGACTAAACATCCAAATCAAAGGTggcacatttctgttttaaacAGTTAATTGAATAGTactaataagctttatttgtatagcacctttcatacaagaattgcagcccaaagtgcttcacagcaaaaacataacaattagtacaagattagacagaataagagcttttacagtacaataatcacagtgttgatgtgaaagagtctgaagtaccattataaaaatagcagatagcaaaatttaaataaaataacattggagtattgtgcctacggtagtttccctatctgtgcagtATCATCACACCCTTCTTGTAAacgttttaaactatcagggccatattttgaaagcatgagatcaacaatgggtccctgtggcccttcaactggtttactccctttgctacctattcctggtagtctttgatttacgtttacagtgtcaacctctttgtataaaacacagacgtctccgtgagtccagattcctttggcaaaatcttggtcaaagcccgcttcataaacaaacccctgtttgttaagttttatgaaaccggttaaatcggttaaagccagtttttctccaatatattctttaatctctcacttttccactaattgtgtaaagaacatgtaaacacatttcacactctgaaaatgtatccttgttacctttacacattcaatgttaaaccagtaataattcaccattaaaaggcaaagataaaaagatataaaatgtcaccattaaaaggctaaagtaaagagatatgtttttatcttactgttgaagatattgagcgagcttgcctccctgatgtctgcaggtaaagtgttccatagctttggtgcataattgctaaaggctgcatccccaatttcctttttgatgtttctgggaacagttaataaaccagtagtggatgatcgtaatgttcttgggggcacatagttggcagtgtaacttggtgcgattccgtttagggctttgtatacaaggagGACTATTGTGGAGACTCCCCCCATGATTGTGGTTGGTGTTGTGGGTTATGTCAACACCCCCCGCGGCCTGCGGTCCTTCAAGACCATCTTCGCAGAGCACGTCAGTGACGAGTGCTAGCGTCGGTTCTACAAGAACTGGTACAAGTCCAAGATTCCAAATTACTGTTAAATTAGTAACAGTAATTTAGCACACAATCGTGGTCTTAGCTAAATTACCGTGTGTgatgataaaaaacaatgatCTGCTTTAAACAATGGTTTCAATCAGTGATCTTTACGATAGTCAAAGTGcatcattattacattattacctATTCTTGAGACGAGACTTGGTAGCCTAAAGCCATGTACATGCCCGTGAGCTGTGTAGCAGATAGCTGGTTGGACCATCTCCATCATACTAATAAGGGATTTAGTAGCAGGGTTCAGCCTTTTCCCTGATATTGTTGTCAGTTTATAAGATCATATCCTGCTTTGCTCTGTTGTCAAATgaagagagaagtgtgtgtgtgtgtgtgtgtgtgtgtgtgtgtgtgtgtgtgtgtatgtatgtatgtatgtatgcatgtatatgtatatgtatatgtatataaaacgGTAATTCCCTTTTGAAGGGCATTTATAATTACTCATTTCTAAAATTAACTGTGGACcttcagatttctttttaaagactgATTCCCgataatctttcttttttatatgtataGAATAGACATGCCTGGAGGGTTTCACTCAAGTCGTTTATATGAAGTGATGAGGACACTGTTGTTTCCCTGCTTCTTTAGGAGCTGAGCAGCCAGCTGGAGTCAGAGGGTAAAGTGGACTCGGCCTCATTCCAGGCTTCGGCGACCGCTCTGGCTCAGCAGAACCTGGCCGCTGCGGAGAAACCTGACTTGGAGCAGTATGAGAGCCGTATGCAGGCCTGGGAGGCAGAGAACAGGCAGCTGatccagagagagaaggagatgagggCAAAGGCATTGCAGGAGAAACTGGAGCGGTTAGCTGCCAGGGCGGCAGCCTAACGGGGAGAGAGATGTAGCTGAGCAATGATCACTGAAATTTCCATGCAcattttaattgtgtaaatAGGAGTTTTTACACAGTTCCAAAATTGTGAAATATCAACATTGATAACATCTACATTTGCTCGTGTCACTAGTCAGTTTTGTATATAACAATTATTGTTGGCTTATGTGATAAGTATTGCTCTGTTCTTATATAATTAAATGGGgcaaatatgaatatattgttaaaataaaacttgtttTCATTTGCATCAGAAATTGTGTctcacatttattgtttttcgGGGATGATATCATTATTGGAATGCATGAACACATCACTTGTTAAAGCCTGATGGTCGGGTGACCTCATGTAAGCAAAAAGAAGTGAAAGCTGGTGAATAAAATCTTACcatcactccccccccccccccccccactccttttcctctctgcctttCAAAAGCATCTTTGTACGTTTTCTCACAGGGGAAGGAAAAGGGTATTGCACAGAAGAATTTACTGATAGCCAATCTACAGAAAACCAAATTCTTTGGCCAGAAACATTTTTGTGCACAAAGGAAAACTCAAATCATGCAGTACAGTTCCTGATAACTGTAAGAATAGACACGAAGTTCACGTCTGTGTTTGTTACAGTCAAAAAATATCAACATGAGTGCAGCATCAGCTAAAACAAACAGCACTCATTGGTTAATAAAAACGCACACGTTACACTGGCAAATGGAGTTAAGGCTGAGTTGTTTAGACTCCATAGAAAGATAAGATGATAGATCTTTggagaagaaaatgttgttgtgGTTGTGCACATAATGCATTCATTCCACATTATGTTGCAGCTATTCAGTATTCAGAACATGGTCTTGGGAAACGGTGTGGTATGCATGAATGAGTAGCACAATATGCTGAAACAAGAAGGCTCCTTACTGAGAGCAGCTCTTTAAccatttccatgttttcttatATATAAGCATTAGAGGCGTAATTTAGCTGTTAGAAAATATCATTACTCTATTGTCCCTTTTAAATATACTATGGAGGTGTTACTATCCACCTCCTGACGTGGAGGTTTTTCACTTAACTTTGGAGACAGCAGCTCATGGTCTACTTAGCTTACTCTCTTGGAGCTGGTTGTCTTTACTTTTAGCTAGTAAGTGTTTGCTGAGGGATTTACAAATCACTAGAATAAACCATGATGTACGACATGCTTACATTAAAGAGTAAAGGAGGTAGTATGGAATATGGTCAACACATCTGACCTGTTTAGTAACGATGTAAAATGGTGagtttttaaattgcatttcacaaaacaacacattactAAATTAGCGTTAAATAATTCCTACATTCTGAAATGGTTAGCAGTTAAGTTAAGTATATAATTTGGCCTCCTCAAGATGTAATATTTGGTTGTTATGTGACAGCTTGCGATGCTACAGCAGCTTCCTTTTTACATTGTTTGCTACTTTTGATTGAAGGGATTATAGACGTTTCCTAGCATACAATTTACACATTGCTAAAGTCTTTACCAGCTAAGACATATCTTAAGTTATAATAGTGCAAACCGATATAGTGAGTCACTGGTCAACTGGTTTGAAACTAGTTAGTAGTTGCATGAATTTAGAAAAGGACTCTACGCACAAACTTAGTTATCCATTTATGAATGTCTGGTGCAACCTTACGTGTATTTACCATGAAGAAAAGTCCAACTATTTTCTCACCTTGCAATGAAGTCTGTTATCTTATACCAGCTTCACTCCACATTATTTTGTGTGATGCTTATCTCCCACTGATAAAGCTTTGACAGTGTACAATCTGTAGACAATTAATTAGCTCTAATCTGCAGTAAAAATGGGTCATTTATCATCCTTTGTTGGCTTGTTGTCCTCAAGCTCAACTTAAAATCACCGGTTTGAAAGTAActcaaatgtttacatttcttgCTTTTGTCAGAGAAGTGTCAGAAAGGTGAGCGAACGCTGCGGATGAAGTCAATCAAGTGAGACGAGGTGAGATGAGGGGATAAAAGTCAGGAAGTTTGACATCCACATCACTGGTAATCTGATGCCCGGAGTGTTAAGTGTTTTAaaagacctgtgtgtgttttcatggaggaggagaggaggtgtgTAGGGGAACTGTGTCATGGGTTATTTGACATCTGTAAATATTACAGAatttggaagagaaaaaggGATGCATTAGACATCATCAGTGTGGAGCTTGGCTACAGAACAGCTACTGTTGCTgttaagaaaaaacatttatctcACCAGCAGACCTTATTTGTAGAATAAAGACACTTCAGCACATCCACATTTAATCTTTCTAGAATGTAGTATCCGCACTGAACAATGCTTTCTGCTAAATGCTGAATTTGCAGATGTTTGACTACAAACAGAGGTTATATCTTCCCATGGCTGCACTTTAGCCTTATCATGCAAATACAATCTATGttctgtttctttcctttcatcttGAACTAAAGTCAACCGGATTCGGttactattttttatttgtaagtgTGCTTTGTATCTGAGACCGCTGTGTTTGTTCTGTTCTAAGAAGCAGATAACAGGATAAGATTCTGCTGCTTGAGTTGCTCTTGGATCCAgatgaatgtgtttattaattattcatcagGGTCAGCTGCgtcaaatgtaacattttaaagagaacaaataatatttaatttgtcaatCTGTTTGTTTTGAGGGTATGCATGGCTTTTATGTGTCCTGACGTGGGTGTATTGCTCACATATTAAACAGTAATAAATTAGGCAGACGTGCTGTGGTAATTAGAAATTGGATTTATTTGCTGTCTGATTCATTTGCCTGTTATTTTGTCATCATCAGCTGATATATATAACCTTTtcaagttattaaaatgtcGGTATTAATGCTGCAGACGCATACTGAGTTTTTATGGATATATGCATGAATTGCTGGTGCATCAGGTGCAAATAGTTACTAAGTATGTGCTGTGGCATGGTGATTTGTTTAACAATTGACCGAAATATAATTACTGAGacctggaagaaagaaaaggttttaataTTAGTACTTAATTTAAGTTATTGGGATGTAAGAAATACATCACaaattcatttcaatttcaaattGTAATTTTTTAATAACATGTCACCATGTAGTGGACAGTAcaatttacattatataattacattttaagaaatgtgaTATTAAAGGTGTTATCCATGAGTAATATACTGGTTATacattgtgtgtgcatgtgcgcacGTGCGTGTCCAAGAAATATTATCTATGTCTAACTCTTCCTTAATCATTTTCAACAAAAAGATATTCTGCCTTACTCAGTGCTATGTTTCCTGAAGTATGGAAAGTGGAAAATGAGTAAGAAGCAAGTCCCACTGTCTCCAAAGTCCTTGTCTTAAAATGTGAAAGGCttaaaataaacatcttaatATAAGTAATACAGTTAAGACtctaattaatataaaaaacaacatcctTATAAAGAACAGAAACAATATATCTTTATGAATGTAATCACTTATCTCCCTTACTTccataaaatgtgtctgtggcAATTCCCCCCTATTTTGAAAAGATGTGCTCTGTTGGTCACCGCCCATGTGTGTTGCATCACTAGAAGCCCAGGATGTGCTTTTCACACTACATTAAGACTCAAATACACTGCATGCATGGTGTTTGAAATAAAGGTTTTTACATGATGTGGAAGATTTGCATTTGAGTCTGTAACTGTAAAGTAAGTTGTTTACACTTTattgtatgtgtactgtatagcAGATGTCTCTTGTACAAACATGGACCTGCTATTTATTAAGATACATGATGTTATGTTTCTGATTTCCAGTATCTCTCTCAACCTCTGAGCACTCAATGCCACAACATTGTATCTGCAAAGCTTTGTGAAAGAGTATTGACACAACGATGAGGTGATGTGGATAAATCACATGTCTGAGTGTTTAGGGATGACGTAACTGTCAGGAAAGACGTATCACAACTGTCCTACTTGAAGCagcactgtagctccagtcatGACACTATCAGgatcaaaaaatgttttcagaaaactCAAGAAAATACTCCCACCTAAAACAAATAGTCCACATTTCCCCCCACGTTGAATGATAGGAGCATGTGGGGATTGCTGATGAAAAATTGCCAGCTGGAGTTTTATTGATAAAAGCCGGCGCAACCAGATACAAGATAAGACAAGACTAATTGTACCAAGAAAACAATGTATCATATGTGATTGTTTAGATATgtcatcaaaaataaatgatcttGTAAGATAAAATGTATAAGTAATCGGTTTAATCGGTTCCGCACATGTTCTTCTTTCATCATCATTACATGAGTCATGATTCAAGAAAATGAATCGCAAGGCACCTACAGTATGCCACAGAGAACTTTTCCCTTCCAGCATCCACTGAAGCAAAGGGTTTAAGATCAAAGACCACCTCTGCAATTATTACAAATTACAAGAGGTCCTGTGAGAATGGGGCTTAAAGGCCTTTAGACATCGGGGGCGTGGCgaataaatgtcataaaaatgtgaaatattcgTGTGTGAATAATATACAGTAGGCCTATGTCTAggggttttattgtgaaatgtaagAACTGGATCTAGTATACTCTGACTTTTTCACCGTCGAAAGTAAGCTATTAAAGTTTGCCGTCTTGGTTCAGACTACGGatcctgtgtgttgttgttttataattcAACCCGTTCTGCACAACGTATTTAGTTGATGCCTTTATTCATGGTTCAATTGCTCAGAAAAATGTACCTTGTTCTGGAAATAATTACGTTGTTTATTTGCCATAATGTTGGCGTTCTGTGTGAATgtattcatgacaaaaacaGCAGCTAGATAAAATATATTGACATGCAAATTAATTATGTGTAATTGCCTTAGAAGGTTGTATTAGCAACACATTAGCCTCAGATAGCTAATAATGGTTAGGTTGAATAGTAGGCTACtggcagcaaaaaaaaagaactacaaTAACAAATCAACAGCCATAATTAGCAGCTATGATTAAAGAATACCCACTGATACAACAAGGGTATTTGGGCAGGCGCTCAAAGATTAATATTGGATATTTGCTCAGTCACAGATCTGACAAAATGGTCAAAAGTCACAATGTCAGTTAAACTGTAACTGATTTGTAACTTTGCCAGTAGTGGTTGCTATAGCAACAGAATGTTCGACTGAACCCAACTGctgactgagactgagactgagactgcaaatcatgaaataaaaaactgtaCGTCAGTAATCTCAATAAAACTGTGGGTTCCCTTGCATTTCAATCTGGAGTTTACAAACAGTGTGTCCAAAATTAATTCACAAAGTCAGTAGTTGGAATATAAATGAGAAGACTAAATGAGATGCAGTGTCGGTCGGGTGATGCTCTTGTGTTTTGGTTTGGTCCTTTGGCAGCAGGTTTGAACCATTTTCCTTAATTATGCATCATCAGCAAGACAACATCCTGCATGCTTTTTTTCCATTGTGCCAATGGGCAGCTAGGGTCATCTGGTCATGTAAAGATTAGCTGTAAATGTCCCTAATTTGGCTTtgagtttctctctctgttaatGATTTCCACAGTAATGTCTACAAAATAGTACACTTGTACTGCAGCTTGCAGTAGGACTGTTTTTCCAAGCAATCTGAACAGTGTGGATGGACTAACATGTTTTAAGCAACTTCCAATGATGTTGCTATTTGACTGTTGCTATGATATGAGTCATAGGCTACCCTCTTTAGGGGTAAACCATCCTGCTGGAAGGTCaggaaaatgtcataaaattcCTTCATAATAGCGTTCTTTGTCATTCTGACTTGAATGAGCTTGCGCCAGTTTATGTATTGTGGCAGGCTTTACAATCCTCAATGCCTCAATTGCCTCAATGGTAAACTGTCCTCTCAGGGTTTCAGGACCGCCAATAACTGAACAGAGATGTTGACATTAGATGGATGTTTTATGCTCCGGTCATTTAAGGTCATGTGTACAGTGGTTGTAAACAATGAATCTAAGAAGTTAGAGATTAGATGTGATTACATTTGATGATTTATATGATTTATAGTGTTCATACACCTCTGTTTTATATGTGTTAATcatcttattttttaaatattgtttaaatctttgttttacatttgttctaatctttgtttttgtaaacatcCTAATTCCTCATAGTTCATACTGACTCATTGTAATTTGAAACAACCTCTAGATACAGTCTGGAAGCAACTGATTTTTTACTTTGTACATTAATTGTGCAGTTCCATTGCATCCACCAAACCACTCTAAATTTGAGAGTATGTGAGTTTATAGACAATATGTTTGTTGATTCATGATAATTAGCTCTCAACAATTCGTATAGCTCTCTTCTGGAtttgtgatgtttttgtacGTATTTCCCCAAACCTCCACACAGTAGGTAATGTATGGAACTATAAAATAATTGTACAATATGTGTAATGAATTTAGATTCATGCTAGTTGACTGCCTGCTCTAATAACCTCAAAAAGCAGAAAAAGTATTTCCGTTTTCATGTTGGCGTCACATGTCGAATCCTGTGCCAGTTCAAACAGTTTACATCTGATTCTATTTGTTAGGCTGAGTCAGATCACATAGGATGTTATCTACAAATCTACCAGACCACAGAATAAACACTACAAACTCTCTctaaactttacatttaaatacaggcTGCAGACAGTCAAGGAGACAGGAGTGTCAAGGACAGCGACCCACCTGGGTTTATTCTCAAAAACCTTGGGAATCC from Cottoperca gobio chromosome 9, fCotGob3.1, whole genome shotgun sequence includes:
- the mrps27 gene encoding small ribosomal subunit protein mS27 → MAASVWKRCVTAAVKVKCLSPSLSARRWLLSAAYRDTKVWDAREKDPQNLALLAATMDRTYELNLPVSSLTVSRFVDNISSQEEVIQAEYYLYKFRHSPNCWYLRDWTTHNWIRQCLKYGVKDKALHTLKNKVQYGIFPDDLTFNLLIDSYIEDGDLKSACSVVEEVMLQEAFDLPSTQILCLYTLGSYLATRPQLTVSEERLLGASLLICGMKQDNTVGLSAQLLGNALLGKVEMLKGIHAVFKGMPLSWERGYLGQALAVMERVAAASGDVKLSKDTLDYMNDLLQELSSTSDSDSSSGEESAAEENKKEETTDEDDQAEQAKLPQYVNRFKELSSQLESEGKVDSASFQASATALAQQNLAAAEKPDLEQYESRMQAWEAENRQLIQREKEMRAKALQEKLERLAARAAA